Proteins encoded by one window of Sus scrofa isolate TJ Tabasco breed Duroc chromosome 12, Sscrofa11.1, whole genome shotgun sequence:
- the THRA gene encoding thyroid hormone receptor alpha isoform X1 — MEQKPSKVECGSDPEENSARSPDGKRKRKNGQCSLKTSMSGYIPSYLDKDEQCVVCGDKATGYHYRCITCEGCKGFFRRTIQKNLHPTYSCKYDSCCVIDKITRNQCQLCRFKKCIAVGMAMDLVLDDSKRVAKRKLIEQNRERRRKEEMIRSLQQRPEPTPEEWDLIHVATEAHRSTNAQGSHWKQRRKFLPDDIGQSPIVSMPDGDKVDLEAFSEFTKIITPAITRVVDFAKKLPMFSELPCEDQIILLKGCCMEIMSLRAAVRYDPESDTLTLSGEMAVKREQLKNGGLGVVSDAIFELGKSLSAFNLDDTEVALLQAVLLMSTDRSGLLCVDKIEKSQEAYLLAFEHYVNHRKHNIPHFWPKLLMKVTDLRMIGACHASRFLHMKVECPTELFPPLFLEVFEDQEV, encoded by the exons ATGGAACAGAAGCCAAGCAAGGTGGAGTGTGGGTCAGACCCAGAGGAGAACAG TGCCAGGTCACCAGATGGAAAGCGAAAAAGAAAGAACGGCCAATGTTCCCTGAAAACCAGCATGTCAG ggtATATCCCTAGTTACCTGGACAAAGACGAGCAGTGTGTCGTGTGTGGGGACAAGGCAACCGGTTATCACTACCGCTGCATCACTTGTGAGGGCTGCAAG ggcttctTTCGCCGCACAATCCAGAAGAATCTCCATCCCACCTACTCATGCAAGTATGACAGCTGCTGTGTCATTGACAAGATCACCCGCAATCAGTGCCAGCTGTGCCGCTTCAAGAAGTGCATcgctgtgggcatggccatggACT TGGTTCTAGATGATTCGAAGCGGGTGGCCAAGCGCAAGCTGATCGAGCAGAACCGGGAGCGGCGCAGGAAGGAGGAGATGATCCGATCACTGCAGCAGCGACCGGAGCCCACTCCGGAAGAGTGGGACCTGATCCACGTTGCCACGGAGGCCCATCGCAGCACAAACGCCCAGGGCAGCCACTGGAAGCAGAGGAGGAAATTCCTG CCGGATGACATTGGCCAGTCACCCATCGTCTCCATGCCGGACGGAGACAAGGTGGACCTAGAGGCCTTCAGTGAGTTTACCAAGATCATCACCCCGGCCATCACCCGCGTGGTGGACTTTGCCAAAAAACTGCCCATGTTCTCCGAG CTGCCTTGCGAAGACCAGATCATCCTCCTGAAGGGGTGCTGCATGGAGATCATGTCTCTGCGGGCGGCTGTCCGCTATGACCCCGAGAGCGACACACTGACGCTGAGCGGGGAGATGGCCGTCaagcgggagcagctcaagaatgGCGGCCTGGGCGTCGTCTCCGACGCCATCTTTGAACTGGGCAAGTCACTCTCTGCCTTTAACCTGGACGACACGGAAGTGGCTCTGCTGCAGGCTGTGCTGCTAATGTCAACAG ACCGCTCGGGCCTGCTGTGCGTGGACAAGATCGAGAAGAGTCAGGAGGCGTACCTGCTGGCGTTCGAGCACTACGTCAACCACCGCAAACACAACATTCCGCACTTCTGGCCCAAGCTGCTGATGAAGGTGACTGACCTCCGCATGATCGGGGCCTGCCACGCCAGCCGCTTCCTCCACATGAAAGTCGAGTGCCCCACCGAACTCTTCCCCCCACTCTTCCTCGAGGTCTTTGAGGATCAGGAAGTCTAA